The DNA sequence CGGACCCTAGCGGCCGGCCCGGCAAGGCCGGCGAGGAGAGTGAAACGATGTGGTGGACCGACGCCCTGGCCCAGGCCGGCGCCCCGAGCGGGAAGCCTTACGACGCGAACATGGCGCTGCTGTTCCAGCTCCTGCAGTTCGTGCCGATCTTTCTCATCCTCTACCTGCTCCTCATTCGCCCGCAGCAACAGCGCCAGAAGAAGCTCAACGAGATGCTGGGCAATCTGAAGAAGGGCAATCGCGTGGTGACGACCGGCGGGATCATCGGTACGGTGGTGGGACTGGAAGACAGCAAGGTCACGCTCAAGATCGCCGATGACGTGCGGGTCGACTTCACCAAGAGCGCCGTGGTCCAGGTGCTCGGCGAAGAGACGACCAAGGCCAAGTGAGGCAGACGCGCTGATGGCGATCCGACCCGTCCGGATCTACGGCGATCCGGTGCTGCGCGAGAAGGCGCGGCCCATCGACACGTTCGACGAGCCCCTCGCGAGGCTGGTCGAGGACATGTTCGAGACCATGCGCGCCTATCGTGGCGTGGGGCTGGCCGGCAACCAGGTCGGCATCCCGCAGCGGGTGCTGGTGATCGAGGTGCCGCCCGAGGAGGAGGGTGCCGCATCGCAACGGCTGGCGTTGGTGAACCCGCGGCTCTCCGAGGCTTCGGGACAGCAGGTCGAAGAGGAAGGGTGTCTCTCGATCCCCGGCGTCTACGACGACGTCAAGCGCGCGCAGCAGGTGAAGGTGCAGGCGCAGGATCCGCAGGGCAGGCCACTGGAGTTCGTCGCCGAGGGATACCTGGCGCGCATCGTCCAGCACGAAGTCGACCATCTCGATGGGGTGCTGTTCACCGACCGTCTTTCGCCGCTGCGCCGCCAGTTCCTGCGTCGTTCGCTGGAAGCGCTGGCTCGCGGCGAGATGCCCGAGGGTTACGAGCAGCTCGGCGGAGACTCGCGGTGAGCCGGCCACGAGTGGTCTTCATGGGCACCCCGGAGTTCGCGGTGCCCTCCCTTCAGGCGGTGGCCTCGGCATGCGATGTCGCCCTCGTGGTGACGCGCCCCGATCAGCCGCGCGGCCGGGGCCGCGCGGTGGGCGAATCCGAGATCGCGGCCGCGGCCGGCGCCCTGTCGCTCCGCGTCATCAAGTCGGCTCGGCCTTCCGAGAGCGGCACGCTCGCCGAGCTGCGAGCGCTGGAGCCGGACTTCTTCGCGGTCGTCGCGTTCGGCTCGATCCTGACGCGGGAGCTGCTGGCGGTTCCGAAGCTCGGCAGCATCAATCTGCATGGGTCGCTCCTGCCGGCGTATCGCGGCGCGTCGCCGGTCCAGCAGGCGTTGTGGGATGGGTGCCTCGCCACCGGCGTGACCACCTTATGGATGGACGAGGGCATCGACACGGGCGATCTCATCCTCCAGCGCTGGGAGCCGATCCACGCCGAGGACGATGCCGAGTCGCTCGCGAAACGGCTGGCCATGCTCGGCGCGCCGCTCCTGGTCGAGAGCCTGCTGAGTGCCATGTCCGGCGGCTCGGCGCGCATGCCCCAGGATGCGAAAGCCGGAAGCTACGCGCGGAAGCTCACCAAGGGAGATGGAATCGTGGACTGGAGCCTCGATGTCGAGACGGTCTGGAACCGCCAGCGCGCCGTGACGCCGTGGCCCGGCGCAAGCACGCGGCTTCGCGGCAAGCCCGTGCTGCTCACTCGCACGCGGCCGTGGCATCGGCTGGATGCCGGCTCGCCTCCCGGCACGTTCCTCGGCACGTTCGGCGAAGGCGTGGGAGTGGCGTGTGGATCGGGTGCGTTGCAGGTGCTCGCGCTCAAGCCCGAAGGTCGCGGCGAGATGTCGGGCGCCGCATGGGCGCGCGGCGCGCGTCCCACGCTCGGCGAACGCTTCGGCGTGGAGGTGCCCGCGTGAACGGCCGTCCCCGTCGCCCCGGCGGGCGGCGCCCCGGCGGGCGTCCCGGCGGTCGTCCTCGGAATCCCGGCCGCCGCGGCGCTCCGCCGCGACCCGCGGGGCTGCCGATCGACGAGGACAATGAAGCGGCGCTTCCCCAGAATCCTCGCGAAGCGGCGCTCAAGGTGCTGCACGCGGTCGACACCCGCAGCGCGTTCAGCGATCGGCTGCTCGACGGCGCGCACGCCGCGGCGGGCTCTGACCCGCGCGATCAGGCGCTGCTCCACGAGCTGGTGAAGGGCACGCTGCGCTGGCGCGGGCGCATCGACTGGGCGCTCGACCAGCGGGTCCACGTCGGTCTCTCGCAGCTCCAGCCCTGGATCAAGAACGTGCTGCGTCTCGGCGCCTACCAGGTGCTCTTCCTGGATCGTGTGCCGCCTCATGCCGCGGTCGACGAATCGGTGAAGCTCGCCAATCAGTTCGGGCACCCCGGCTCGGCGGGCCTCGTGAACAGCGTGCTGCGCCGGCTGGTCGAGGAGAAGGCCACGCTCGAAGTGCCGCAGGGCGATGACGTCGAATCGCTCTCGGTGTGGGGCTCGCATCCCCGGTGGCTGGTCGAGCGCTGGCTCGCACGCTTCGGTCTCGAGGCGGCGCGCGCACTGCTGATGGCCAACAACCAGGCCTCGCGGATCGGGCTGCGCGTCAACGTCCTGCGCGGGACCCGCGAGTCGCTCATCCAGCGCCTGCTCGCCGAAGGTCACGAAGCGGTGCCCGGGAAGCTCGCGCCGGAGCTGGTGTGGCTCAGCAATGGCGTGCCGCTCTCTCGCCTCGCCGAGCTGCGCGACGGATTGTGCACCGCGCAGGACGAGAGCGAGGCGCTGGTGACCGGATTGATGGCGCCGCAGACCCACGAGCGCCTGCTGGATCTCTGTGCGGCGCCCGGCGGCAAGTGCACGCACATGGCCGAGCGCATGGGCGACGAGGGCGAGGTTTGGGCCATGGACCGCGTGGAGGGCAGGGTGGCGGCGCTCGAAGCCACGGTGCGCCGTCTCGGCGTCCACTCCGTGCACGTGGTGCGCGGGGACGGACGCAACTATCCCTTCCCGATGCCGTTCGATCGCGTGCTGGTCGACGCGCCGTGCTCGGGTCTCGGTGTGCTCGGCCGCCGTGCGGACGCGCGCTGGCGCAAAGGTCCCGAGATCCTCGACGAGATGCCGCCGCTTCAGCTCGAGCTGCTCGCCGCCGGCGGCCGCCACGCCCGACCGGGCGGCGTGCTGGTCTACAGCGTGTGTTCGTTCGAGCCGGAAGAGACCACCGAGCTGGTCGAGCAGTTCCTCGACGACAATCCCGGCTTCCTGCTCGAGAGCGCCGAAGGCGTGCTGCCCGCCGAAGTGGTGGACGAGCACGGATTCATGCGCGTGCTGCCGCACGTCCACGGCTGCGATGGCGCGTTCGCCGCGCGGTTCCGCAAGACATGACGACTCGCCGCAGGCTCCGCAACCGCTACGAGCGGCCGGAGACCGAGCCGGAGCCGGTGAGTGTGCAGCCGGTCTCGCCATTCCCCGCGCCGCCCGAAACCGAGCTCGAGCCCGAAGCACCTCCCGCGGGCGCCAACGGAGAGGCTGCGGAGTCCGCCCCTTCTCCGGCCGCTCCCAAGGACATGGCGCCCAGGCGCCCCGCGCGTCACGGGCGCTTCGGATTCCTGTTCATGATGGCGCTCGCGCTCGTCGCGTTCATCACCGGCCTGATGGTCTTCAACAGCCTGGTGATGCCGCGCCTGATCCACGGGATCAACGAGGTCGAGGTGCCCGACGTCCGCAACCTCACGCTCGATCAGGCGGAGCAGGCGCTGCGACCTCTCAATCTCCAGGTGTCGCGCGCCGGCGAGCGCTTCGATCCGGTGGTGCCGCCGGGCTTCGTGCTCAGTCAGGACCCCCTGCCCGGCACCGACGTGCGAGGAAACCGTCGCGTGTCGGTGGTCGTGAGCCTGGGAGAGGAGTTCAGCTCGGTGCCCGAGCTCTCCGGCGAGTCGCAGCGGAGCGCCGAGCAGCTGCTGAAGAGCGCCGGGCTTCGAGTCGGCGCGATCGCACGTGCCCCGAGCGACGACGTGGGCCAGGACCTCGTCATCGGCTCCGATCCCGGACCGGAGAGCGTGCTGCCCCAGGGGAGTCCGGTGAACCTGCTGGTGTCGACCGGCGCCAAGGAGGAGAGCTTCGTAATGCCGGACCTGATGGGCCGCGAGATCGGAGGCGTGCGCCGTCAGCTCGAGTC is a window from the Candidatus Eisenbacteria bacterium genome containing:
- the def gene encoding peptide deformylase, which gives rise to MAIRPVRIYGDPVLREKARPIDTFDEPLARLVEDMFETMRAYRGVGLAGNQVGIPQRVLVIEVPPEEEGAASQRLALVNPRLSEASGQQVEEEGCLSIPGVYDDVKRAQQVKVQAQDPQGRPLEFVAEGYLARIVQHEVDHLDGVLFTDRLSPLRRQFLRRSLEALARGEMPEGYEQLGGDSR
- the yajC gene encoding preprotein translocase subunit YajC, with the protein product MWWTDALAQAGAPSGKPYDANMALLFQLLQFVPIFLILYLLLIRPQQQRQKKLNEMLGNLKKGNRVVTTGGIIGTVVGLEDSKVTLKIADDVRVDFTKSAVVQVLGEETTKAK
- the fmt gene encoding methionyl-tRNA formyltransferase translates to MSRPRVVFMGTPEFAVPSLQAVASACDVALVVTRPDQPRGRGRAVGESEIAAAAGALSLRVIKSARPSESGTLAELRALEPDFFAVVAFGSILTRELLAVPKLGSINLHGSLLPAYRGASPVQQALWDGCLATGVTTLWMDEGIDTGDLILQRWEPIHAEDDAESLAKRLAMLGAPLLVESLLSAMSGGSARMPQDAKAGSYARKLTKGDGIVDWSLDVETVWNRQRAVTPWPGASTRLRGKPVLLTRTRPWHRLDAGSPPGTFLGTFGEGVGVACGSGALQVLALKPEGRGEMSGAAWARGARPTLGERFGVEVPA
- the rsmB gene encoding 16S rRNA (cytosine(967)-C(5))-methyltransferase RsmB, coding for MNGRPRRPGGRRPGGRPGGRPRNPGRRGAPPRPAGLPIDEDNEAALPQNPREAALKVLHAVDTRSAFSDRLLDGAHAAAGSDPRDQALLHELVKGTLRWRGRIDWALDQRVHVGLSQLQPWIKNVLRLGAYQVLFLDRVPPHAAVDESVKLANQFGHPGSAGLVNSVLRRLVEEKATLEVPQGDDVESLSVWGSHPRWLVERWLARFGLEAARALLMANNQASRIGLRVNVLRGTRESLIQRLLAEGHEAVPGKLAPELVWLSNGVPLSRLAELRDGLCTAQDESEALVTGLMAPQTHERLLDLCAAPGGKCTHMAERMGDEGEVWAMDRVEGRVAALEATVRRLGVHSVHVVRGDGRNYPFPMPFDRVLVDAPCSGLGVLGRRADARWRKGPEILDEMPPLQLELLAAGGRHARPGGVLVYSVCSFEPEETTELVEQFLDDNPGFLLESAEGVLPAEVVDEHGFMRVLPHVHGCDGAFAARFRKT
- a CDS encoding PASTA domain-containing protein; its protein translation is MTTRRRLRNRYERPETEPEPVSVQPVSPFPAPPETELEPEAPPAGANGEAAESAPSPAAPKDMAPRRPARHGRFGFLFMMALALVAFITGLMVFNSLVMPRLIHGINEVEVPDVRNLTLDQAEQALRPLNLQVSRAGERFDPVVPPGFVLSQDPLPGTDVRGNRRVSVVVSLGEEFSSVPELSGESQRSAEQLLKSAGLRVGAIARAPSDDVGQDLVIGSDPGPESVLPQGSPVNLLVSTGAKEESFVMPDLMGREIGGVRRQLESLGFKVGLTGTANVGTVTAQRPAPGVRITRANEILLQATGRVIR